One part of the Quercus lobata isolate SW786 chromosome 7, ValleyOak3.0 Primary Assembly, whole genome shotgun sequence genome encodes these proteins:
- the LOC115952175 gene encoding ubiquitin-like protein 5, translated as MIEVVLNDRLGKKVRVKCNEDDTIGDLKKLVAAQTGTRADKIRIQKWYNIYKDHITLKDYEIHDGMGLELYYY; from the coding sequence ATGATAGAGGTGGTTCTGAACGATCGGTTGGGGAAGAAGGTTCGTGTGAAGTGCAACGAGGATGACACCATTGGCGACCTGAAGAAACTTGTGGCGGCTCAGACTGGTACAAGGGCCGACAAGATTAGGATCCAGAAGTGGTACAACATCTACAAAGACCACATCACTCTCAAGGATTACGAGATTCACGATGGCATGGGCCTCGAGCTCTACTACTACTAA